A single window of Thiomicrorhabdus immobilis DNA harbors:
- the grpE gene encoding nucleotide exchange factor GrpE: MTDTKQTQQTEEQIPTAEEAIQQADDALEDAQQTVQEDIAALLEEARAEAEKHKDMALRVQADMENLRRRTRLDVESAHKFALEKFVNALIPAMDSMEMGMEAAGKEGATIESISEGVEMTFKQLLDVLQSFNVERIDPTGEKFDPQLHEAMTMIPSPDHETNTVVDTIQKGYTLNERLVRAARVIVAQ, encoded by the coding sequence ATGACCGATACAAAACAGACACAGCAAACTGAAGAACAAATTCCAACAGCAGAAGAAGCGATTCAGCAAGCGGATGATGCTTTAGAGGATGCCCAGCAAACCGTTCAAGAAGATATTGCGGCACTGCTGGAAGAAGCGCGTGCTGAAGCTGAAAAGCATAAAGATATGGCGTTACGTGTGCAGGCCGATATGGAAAACTTGCGTCGTCGTACCCGTTTGGATGTGGAAAGTGCCCATAAGTTCGCATTGGAGAAGTTTGTTAATGCATTGATTCCGGCTATGGACTCTATGGAAATGGGTATGGAAGCGGCTGGTAAAGAGGGTGCGACCATCGAAAGCATCAGTGAAGGGGTTGAAATGACCTTTAAGCAACTGCTTGATGTGTTGCAATCATTCAATGTAGAACGCATTGATCCAACTGGAGAGAAGTTTGACCCGCAATTGCATGAAGCGATGACCATGATTCCGTCGCCAGATCATGAAACCAATACGGTGGTAGATACCATTCAGAAAGGCTATACCTTGAATGAGCGTTTAGTTCGTGCCGCGCGAGTTATTGTGGCTCAGTAA
- a CDS encoding NAD(+) kinase, with amino-acid sequence MFQNIGIFGKYTGNQCWDNIEVLTDFLLSKSRTVYLDKPSCEKFPRHEQAPLLERDDLLEKIDLAIMVGGDGTFLDVARNIADYDIPILGINLGRLGFLTDISPDDMINTMEEVLSGVYQEERRNVLKVSVYEDGKLMFEERAINDVVIHKTDSPRMIEFETFVDGRFLNSQRSDGMIISTPTGSTAYALSAGGPILDPNLDAISLVSINPHTMSTRPYVISGDSEVELRAHEYCDKTAQIICDGQITHDISPMHQTIVKRNPHYLRLLHPKGHDHFELLRAKLHWGDKLS; translated from the coding sequence ATGTTTCAGAATATTGGTATTTTTGGAAAGTACACAGGTAATCAATGTTGGGACAACATTGAAGTGCTGACTGATTTCTTACTCTCTAAATCACGCACTGTTTATTTAGATAAACCATCTTGTGAAAAATTTCCAAGGCACGAACAAGCCCCGCTTTTAGAACGCGATGACTTACTCGAAAAAATCGACCTTGCGATTATGGTCGGTGGCGACGGTACTTTTTTAGATGTGGCGCGCAATATTGCCGATTACGACATTCCCATTCTAGGCATCAACTTAGGTCGTTTAGGGTTTTTGACCGATATATCACCCGACGACATGATAAACACCATGGAAGAAGTGCTTTCTGGGGTTTACCAAGAAGAGCGTCGTAATGTATTAAAGGTCAGCGTGTATGAAGATGGCAAACTGATGTTTGAAGAACGCGCGATTAACGACGTGGTCATCCATAAAACCGACTCACCTCGTATGATTGAGTTTGAAACCTTTGTGGACGGCCGTTTCTTGAATAGCCAGCGTTCTGATGGGATGATCATCTCCACTCCAACTGGTTCTACGGCCTATGCCTTATCTGCCGGCGGGCCGATTCTTGACCCGAATCTTGATGCGATTTCATTGGTTTCGATCAACCCGCATACGATGAGCACACGCCCTTATGTGATTAGCGGTGATAGTGAAGTTGAACTGCGTGCCCATGAATATTGTGATAAAACCGCACAAATCATTTGTGACGGGCAAATCACACATGATATTTCACCGATGCACCAAACCATTGTAAAACGTAATCCACATTACTTAAGGTTATTGCATCCTAAAGGCCACGATCATTTTGAATTGCTACGCGCCAAACTCCATTGGGGTGATAAGCTCTCCTAG
- the hrcA gene encoding heat-inducible transcriptional repressor HrcA yields MLNDRSQLLFKNLMGLYLNDGKPVGSTTLAKLPDIGLSSATVRNVMADLEKMGLIHAPHTSAGRVPTEVGYRFFIDSMLTYQPLSRQKEASIRHELAVGLNQDALMESASKILSGITGMTSLVLMPKKEQEILRHIDFISLSANRVLVVLVFNDQDVQNRIIELEQPISSDELQKTANFLNEQCLGKNLAEAKQFLMNRMDSIRSTTNSFMSSIVQATDHVLEEQLVQKMPFLVSGKTNLLNYQELANSEKLKALFNAFNQHSEMLNLLDKSMQAQGVQVFVGQECGSEIYSGCSIITKPYEVDGEVMGVLGVVGPSRMDYQKVVPKVDMTAKILGSLLKK; encoded by the coding sequence ATGTTAAACGACCGTTCACAACTATTGTTTAAAAACTTAATGGGATTATACCTTAATGATGGTAAGCCGGTAGGGTCAACTACATTGGCTAAACTGCCCGATATTGGATTAAGTTCAGCAACGGTTCGAAATGTGATGGCCGACCTTGAGAAAATGGGGTTGATTCATGCTCCACATACCTCGGCTGGACGCGTTCCAACCGAAGTCGGTTATCGATTTTTTATCGATTCCATGCTGACCTATCAGCCGTTGTCACGTCAAAAAGAGGCGAGTATTCGCCATGAGCTGGCAGTTGGCTTAAATCAGGATGCCTTGATGGAGAGTGCTTCCAAGATTCTATCGGGTATTACCGGTATGACCAGTTTGGTGTTAATGCCAAAAAAAGAGCAAGAAATCTTAAGGCATATTGACTTCATCTCGTTGAGCGCTAACCGGGTATTGGTGGTGTTGGTCTTTAATGACCAGGATGTGCAAAACCGTATTATTGAACTAGAGCAACCGATTAGTAGTGATGAGCTTCAAAAAACCGCCAATTTTTTAAATGAACAGTGTTTAGGTAAAAATCTGGCCGAAGCCAAACAATTTCTCATGAATAGAATGGATAGCATTCGTTCGACCACCAATAGTTTTATGTCATCTATTGTGCAGGCGACCGACCATGTTTTGGAAGAGCAGTTGGTGCAGAAAATGCCGTTTTTGGTTTCAGGTAAAACCAATCTGCTTAACTACCAAGAACTCGCCAATTCAGAAAAACTTAAGGCGTTGTTCAACGCATTCAATCAACACTCCGAAATGCTCAACTTGCTGGATAAAAGCATGCAGGCACAGGGTGTACAAGTATTTGTCGGTCAAGAATGCGGCAGTGAAATCTATAGCGGTTGCAGTATCATCACCAAGCCTTATGAAGTTGACGGTGAAGTGATGGGAGTGCTTGGGGTGGTTGGTCCAAGCCGCATGGATTATCAAAAAGTCGTGCCGAAGGTGGATATGACAGCAAAAATTTTAGGTTCGCTCTTGAAAAAGTAG